The following are from one region of the Odontesthes bonariensis isolate fOdoBon6 chromosome 12, fOdoBon6.hap1, whole genome shotgun sequence genome:
- the rpp25l gene encoding ribonuclease P protein subunit p25-like protein, with amino-acid sequence MENYSKARTVEQPPPCPFTGLSADTPEVRVKDGSKIRNLLRFALSRMEAKEAKARGAEEEEGDAEGQREAPGRPLCRQMVFTASGKGVSKAITCAEIVKRRLKGLHQLTRLLYSTVVEVWEPLEPAAGLDSLTVSRKLPAVWILLSREPLDGSQPGYQAPGRYDTLWAQAAGREEGGGLGGPRPGHRRKRGGGGGGGGGGGGGRGKAPGRQSGRPRDPAKGQS; translated from the coding sequence ATGGAGAACTACAGTAAAGCTCGGACCGTGGAGCAGCCGCCGCCGTGTCCGTTCACCGGCCTCTCCGCTGACACGCCCGAGGTCCGCGTCAAAGATGGAAGCAAGATCCGCAACCTGCTGCGCTTCGCCCTGAGCCGCATGGAGGCCAAAGAGGCCAAAGCCCGGGGAgccgaggaggaggaaggagacgCGGAGGGGCAGCGGGAAGCGCCGGGCCGGCCGCTCTGCAGGCAGATGGTCTTCACTGCGAGCGGTAAAGGCGTTTCCAAGGCCATCACGTGTGCCGAGATCGTGAAGCGGCGCCTGAAGGGGCTCCACCAGCTGACCCGGCTGCTGTACAGCACCGTGGTGGAGGTGTGGGAGCCGCTGGAGCCCGCCGCCGGCCTGGACAGCCTGACCGTGAGCAGGAAGCTGCCCGCCGtctggatcctcctctccagggAGCCGCTGGACGGCAGCCAGCCGGGATACCAGGCGCCCGGGCGCTACGACACCCTGTGGGCGCAGGCCGCCGGCAGGGAGGAGGGCGGAGGCCTGGGCGGCCCGAGACCCGGGCacaggaggaagagaggaggaggaggcggaggaggcggcggaggaggaggaggcagagggaAGGCGCCCGGCCGGCAGAGTGGGCGCCCCAGAGACCCGGCGAAAGGACAGAGCTGA